A genomic window from Panthera tigris isolate Pti1 chromosome B4, P.tigris_Pti1_mat1.1, whole genome shotgun sequence includes:
- the RASSF9 gene encoding ras association domain-containing protein 9, with product MAPFGRNLLKTRHKNRSPTKDMDSEEKEIVVWVCQEEKIVCGLTKRTTSADVIQALLEEHETTLGEKRFLLGKPSDYCIIEKWRGSERALPPLTRILKLWKAWGEEQPNMQFVLVKADAFLPVPLWRTAEAKLVQNTEKVWELSPANYMKTLPPDKQKRIVRKTFRKLAKIKQDTVSHDRDSMETLVHLIISQDHTIHQQVKRMKELDLEIEKCEAKFHLDRVENDGENYVQDAYLMPSFSEVKQKLDLHSDENQIPDDLTESDGIVHLEEQLAYYRMLIDKLSAEIEKEVKSVCTEINEDAEGAAASELESSNLENVKCDLEKSMKAGLKIHSHLSGIQKEIKYTDSLLQMKAKEYEFLAKEFSSLHLNNKDGCQLKENRGKESEVPNSGGDGPSLTPRALNLYTNDTDSDTGISSNHSQDSETAVGDVLLLST from the coding sequence atctCCCACTAAAGACATGgattcagaagagaaggaaattgtGGTTTGGGTTTGCCAAGAAGAGAAGATTGTCTGTGGGCTAACTAAACGCACCACCTCTGCTGATGTCATCCAGGCTTTGCTTGAGGAACATGAGACTACATTGGGAGAGAAACGATTTCTGCTGGGGAAGCCCAGTGATTACTGCATCATAGAAAAGTGGAGAGGCTCAGAACGGGCTCTTCCTCCACTCACTAGAATCCTGAAGCTTTGGAAAGCTTGGGGAGAGGAGCAGCCCAATATGCAATTTGTTTTGGTTAAAGCAGATGCTTTCCTTCCAGTTCCACTGTGGCGAACAGCAGAAGCCAAATTAGtgcaaaacacagaaaaagtgTGGGAACTCAGTCCAGCAAATTACATGAAGACGTTACCGCCAGATAAACAAAAGAGAATAGTCAGAAAAACTTTCCGGAAACTGGCTAAAATTAAGCAGGACACTGTGTCCCATGATCGAGATAGTATGGAGACATTAGTTCATCTGATTATTTCCCAGGACCATACTATTCATCAGCAAGTCAAGAGAATGAAAGAGCTGGATCTGGAAATTGAGAAGTGTGAAGCGAAGTTCCATCTCGATAGGGtagaaaatgatggagaaaattATGTCCAGGATGCATATTTAATGCCCAGTTTCAGCGAAGTCAAGCAAAAACTGGACTTGCATTCGGATGAAAACCAGATTCCGGACGACCTGACCGAAAGCGATGGAATTGTACACCTGGAGGAGCAATTAGCATATTACAGAATGCTCATTGATAAGCTTTCCGCTGAAatagaaaaagaggtaaaaagtgTTTGCACAGAGATAAATGAAGATGCAGAAGGGGCAGCTGCGAGTGAACTTGAAAGCtctaatttagaaaatgttaagtGTGATTTGGAGAAAAGCATGAAAGCCGGTTTGAAAATCCACTCTCACTTGAGTGGCATCCAGAAGGAGATTAAATACACTGACTCATTGCTTCAGatgaaagcaaaagaatatgAATTCCTGGCCAAGGAGTTCAGTTCACTTCATCTTAACAACAAAGATGGATGCCAACTGAAGGAAAACAGAGGGAAGGAATCTGAGGTCCCCAACAGCGGTGGGGACGGTCCTTCCCTTACTCCGAGAGCACTTAACTTGTATACAAATGACACAGACTCAGACACTGGTATCAGCTCTAACCATAGTCAGGACTCAGAAACAGCTGTAGGAGACGTGCTGCTTCTGTCAACGTAA